One part of the Anopheles merus strain MAF chromosome 3L, AmerM5.1, whole genome shotgun sequence genome encodes these proteins:
- the LOC121599020 gene encoding uncharacterized protein LOC121599020: MMCCSVKRFLLLFGFLCLVTRSGADAQEENHLTCGRRKVKSIYLIHNGVDAKAGHWPWHAAIFYRNKAHNEYECGGSILDHNTILTASHCVYTAGGVISATRVLVHVGQNHLEKASEYTQIHDVRDIIVHPGFSSNSIIHDIALIKLRTNITMTKYVQPVCLWTMDSKQDLIVGKNGTIVGFGLNEQDVVSQQLKQALVGVVDALTCIASDRTVFGTHLTTDMFCGKGQKGVSACNGDSGGGMFFEIGGKWYVRGLVSFTPLRGNTGLCDPLKYTAYTDVAMYLEWIKPHIDQRVLSYDSDVLDIDYEEKLRLFNFKTCGVKQFIVYPDGVSRWTIPWLGFVRVGIEDDPRCAVILINEWYAVGPAHCFENKAIEYFVALGHLIDDGEEQCTYFDESSVCPYPLQERPIERIIVHPKFGTNNTADNIALIELQVSADTSQPHVQPICVPVTPELRTSAKANLHVATVAREDDSYKTIPIHYLEPAECMKKYAEQNIVLELENKRLCAEIANQRDEENCYSLVAGAPLQEMKMFDGKEQYFLRGFELLGLACNARAPPIYNNVEPYIDWMLYNMRYRSLESADGLTIANANTTQQTLESEWAMLQQQPGKEKLHLFDMQTCGIPGATFENLGPLTVTPWVGQLESTENVTDEDFLDSDTVVLISEWYALAPKSILANNSTWKILSLGSYNRDIITDCTINICGQQKVEIKNIIFPSADHPSQLFALIELLEPANLKNPSIRPICLPFMHQLHRQTPTEVFITSTTDPNYVDSKKLKIIDHLNCQQRLLLEREFVTLDENITCAIEAEKIRQTELFSFVGTPFHTSVWYDKRMRYFLYGVDDNDLNMFKKLVYGPYVFNRIMLADLDWVVENMRKKERQTSFPSPTRKERVNLKSVKHAPERGLFNFTTCGESSNFYPMPWRGALYSNAPFFNDTKCTVTLISDRYVVGPAYCFIDARAENVIVFGLDTDRTECARANNSALCCLPSQRVTTEKIIFHPHYNRTNQDNNIALVQLATAVDTSRPNVRPICLPIMDSIRSYDTSSLVMASYNKSSAFADYKIITVNERYLDPLECQKRWQGLKVSFTIDSTQHCVMIKRTELDECVGVFAGITLHSLQTLHSSEKHFLRGFFINGPRVCSIYFPAVYLNTDAYLDWILETMEQPASFASDVQKEFPIMGSAGKIRIDMASAMVGVAAVALLIVACCQIVIAQGKQCKGGESCIDINECAHFGPHHTNPKKWPDSLKRDFRDKLCYRESNNGTVLFKVCCQQEANSNNHRKRNLTLLDLEKCGPYTEPKIANGIDAILFQYPWMALLQDTELDFVCGGTLINKRYVLTAAHCFSRKAIISVRLGEFDLKSDIDCDKRGERCALPPQDIAVERAIKHEDYSGRHKVNDIALIRLASEASYNENVMPICLPVSPEMRTVKEIYYVSGWGLTENDTRSDVLQVGLLRELPNDVCHQLLQRKDKYVTVNSDQMCAIGANRTDNCAGDSGGPLKTIAVNARFVQYGVVSYGLRTCGKETAPGVYTRVENYIDWILDNLEE; the protein is encoded by the exons ATGATGTGTTGTTCGGTGAAACGGTTTCTTTTATTGTTCGGATTTCTGTGTCTAGTTACGCGTAGTGGCGCGGATGCACAAGAAGAGAATCATTTAACGTGCGGTAGACGTAAGGTGAAGTCAATTTACCTCATCCATAACGGTGTAGACGCGAAGGCCGGTCACTGGCCGTGGCATGCAGCGATCTTCTATCGAAATAAGGCACACAATGAATACGAATGCGGTGGATCCATCCTTGATCACAACACTATTCTCACCG CATCCCATTGCGTGTATACGGCTGGCGGTGTGATTTCTGCAACCCGCGTGTTAGTACACGTGGGACAAAACCATCTAGAAAAGGCAAGTGAGTACACGCAGATACACGATGTACGGGATATCATAGTACATCCCGggttcagcagcaacagcatcatccACGACATTGCGCTTATAAAGCTCAGGACTAACATCACAATGACCAAGTACGTCCAGCCCGTCTGTCTGTGGACAATGGACAGTAAGCAGGATCTGATCGTGGGCAAAAATGGCACGATCGTTGGATTTGGCTTAAATGAGCAGGACGTTGTGTCGCAGCAGCTGAAGCAGGCCTTGGTTGGTGTGGTGGATGCATTGACGTGCATCGCAAGCGATCGCACGGTGTTTGGCACTCATCTAACAACGGACATGTTCTGCGGGAAAGGACAGAAGGGTGTGAGTGCATGCAATGGAGATAGCGGCGGTGGCATGTTCTTTGAAATCGGTGGCAAATGGTACGTCAGGGGACTGGTATCGTTCACTCCGTTGCGCGGAAATACAGGATTGTGTGATCCGCTCAAGTACACTGCCTATACCGATGTGGCCATGTACCTGGAATGGATTAAGCCGCACATTGATCAGCGCGTGCTGTCCTACGACAGCGATGTGCTGGACATTGATTATGAGGAAAAACTGCGGCTGTTCAATTTTAAAACGTGTGGCGTAAAACAATTTATCGTTTATCCGGATGGTGTATCACGATGGACGATACCCTGGCTTGGATTTGTCAGAGTAGGAATTGAAGATGATCCTAGGTGTGCTGTTATACTGATAAATGAATGGTACGCGGTCGGACCTGCACATTGTTTCGAAAATAAGGCGATTGA ATATTTCGTTGCGCTAGGTCATCTTATTGACGACGGGGAGGAGCAATGCACCTATTTTGATGAGTCCTCGGTATGTCCCTATCCATTACAAGAACGCCCAATTGAAAGGATCATTGTGCATCCAAAGTTCGGTACGAACAATACGGCGGACAATATCGCACTGATCGAGCTACAGGTCTCTGCCGACACCAGTCAGCCGCATGTGCAGCCCATCTGCGTGCCTGTAACGCCCGAGCTACGAACGAGCGCAAAGGCAAACCTACACGTAGCAACGGTTGCTAGGGAAGACGATTCCTACAAAACCATTCCCATTCACTATCTTGAGCCCGCCGagtgtatgaaaaagtacgcTGAGCAGAACATTGTGTTGGAGCTGGAAAACAAACGACTGTGTGCAGAAATAGCAAACCAACGGGATGAAGAAAATTGTTATTCATTAGTGGCGGGTGCACCGCTCCAGGAAATGAAGATGTTTGACGGCAAGGAGCAATACTTTCTACGAGGATTCGAGCTGCTTGGGCTGGCCTGTAATGCACGGGCACCACCAATTTACAACAATGTGGAACCATATATCGACTGGATGCTGTACAACATGCGGTACCGCAGCTTAGAGTCAGCGGATGGGTTGACAATTGCAAATGCTAACACCACGCAGCAAACACTCGAGTCGGAATGGGCcatgttgcagcagcagccgggaaAGGAAAAACTGCACCTTTTTGATATGCAAACCTGTGGCATACCCGGCGCAACTTTCGAAAATTTGGGACCGCTAACGGTCACGCCGTGGGTCGGGCAGCTTGAATCTACCGAAAATGTTACGGATGAAGACTTTTTGGATTCAGACACTGTAGTGCTCATAAGCGAATGGTACGCATTAGCCCCCAAAAGTATTTTAGCGAACAATTCAACTTG GAAAATTCTTAGTCTAGGTAGTTATAATCGGGATATTATCACCGACTGTACCATTAACATATGCGGACAGCAGAAggtagaaataaaaaacattATCTTCCCTTCTGCTGATCATCCTAGCCAGCTATTTGCACTAATAGAGCTGCTCGAGCCTGCCAATCTGAAGAATCCCTCCATTAGACCCATCTGCTTGCCTTTCATGCATCAACTGCATCGGCAAACACCCACAGAAGTATTCATAACGTCTACCACAGACCCGAATTACGTTGACAGcaaaaagttgaaaatcaTCGATCACCTGAATTGCCAGCAACGATTACTACTTGAACGTGAATTCGTCACCTTGGACGAGAACATCACTTGCGCAATCGAGGCAGAAAAGATTCGACAAACAGAATTATTTTCCTTCGTGGGCACCCCGTTCCACACGAGCGTGTGGTACGATAAACGAATGCGCTACTTTCTGTACGGAGTGGACGACAATGATCTAAATATGTTCAAGAAATTGGTTTATGGGCCCTACGTGTTCAACCGGATTATGTTAGCGGATCTTGATTGGGTGGTAGAGAACATGCGGAAAAAAGAGCGTCAAACTTCCTTCCCCAGCCCAACGAGAAAAGAACGAGTGAATTTGAAGTCCGTTAAGCATGCACCCGAGAGGGGGTTGTTTAACTTTACCACCTGCGGAGAATCATCGAACTTCTATCCAATGCCATGGAGGGGAGCCCTCTACTCCAATGCACCGTTTTTCAATGACACCAAATGTACGGTGACACTCATTAGCGACCGATATGTTGTAGGTCCAGCATATTGCTTCATCGATGCTAGAGCAGA AAATGTTATAGTATTCGGGCTTGATACAGATCGTACAGAGTGCGCTAGGGCCAATAACTCTGCATTGTGTTGTCTTCCTTCGCAACGCGTTACCACCGAGAAGATCATCTTTCACCCGCACTATAACCGAACCAATCAGGATAACAATATTGCGTTGGTTCAGCTTGCAACTGCTGTAGACACATCTCGGCCGAATGTGAGGCCCATCTGCTTGCCGATCATGGATTCGATCCGTAGTTATGATACATCGAGCCTAGTAATGGCGTCTTATAATAAATCCTCAGCTTTTGCTGACTATAAAATCATTACCGTCAATGAAAGGTATTTAGATCCACTGGAATGTCAAAAACGGTGGCAAGGCTTGAAGGTGAGCTTCACCATAGATAGTACGCAGCATTGTGTGATGATCAAACGAACGGAGCTTGATGAATGTGTCGGTGTATTCGCTGGTATTACACTTCACTCCCTGCAAACACTACACTCAAGTGAAAAACACTTTCTGCGCGGATTCTTTATCAACGGGCCAAGAGTTTGCAGTATTTACTTTCCCGCAGTTTACCTTAATACAGACGCTTATTTGGATTGGATATTGGAAACAATGGAGCAGCCGGCAAGTTTCGCGTCTGATGTGCAAAAGGAA TTTCCGATTATGGGTTCAGCTGGGAAGATTCGTATCGATATGGCATCAGCCATGGTAGGGGTAGCGGCAGTCGCACTGCTGATTGTCGCATGCTGTCAGATTGTAATCGCAC AGGGCAAGCAGTGTAAAGGCGGTGAATCCTGCATAGACATAAATGAGTGTGCACATTTCGGACCACACCATACCAATCCCAAGAAATGGCCCGACAGCTTGAAGCGCGATTTTCGCGACAAGTTGTGCTACCGTGAAAGTAACAACGGAACAGTT TTGTTCAAGGTGTGCTGTCAGCAGGAAgcgaacagcaacaaccatcGCAAGCGCAACCTGACGCTGCTCGATCTAGAAAAGTGCGGTCCGTACACCGAGCCAAAGATTGCCAACGGCATAGACGCCATACTGTTCCAGTATCCCTGGATGGCACTGCTGCAAGACACGGAACTTGATTTCGTTTGTGGCGGTACGTTGATCAACAAGCGCTACGTACTGACTGCAGCCCATTGCTTTTCGAGAAAAGCTAT AATCTCGGTACGTTTGGGCGAGTTCGACCTCAAGAGCGACATCGACTGTGACAAGCGAGGGGAGCGGTGCGCTTTGCCACCCCAGGACATTGCCGTGGAGCGAGCGATCAAACACGAAGACTACAGTGGGCGACATAAGGTGAACGATATTGCCCTGATTCGACTAGCATCGGAGGCGTCCTATAACGAAA ATGTGATGCCGATCTGCCTGCCAGTGTCGCCGGAAATGCGCACCGTAAAGGAAATCTACTACGTTTCCGGCTGGGGATTGACGGAAAACGATACAAGGTCTGACGTACTACAGGTAGGACTGCTCAGAGAGCTTCCAAATGACGTGTGCCATCAGCTGCTGCAAAGGAAGGACAAATACGTCACCGTCAATAGCGATCAGATGTGTGCGATCGGAGCGAATCGGACCGACAACTGTGCCGGTGACTCCGGTGGACCGCTCAAGACGATCGCTGTCAACGCACGTTTCGTACAGTACGGCGTGGTGTCGTACGGGTTGAGAACATGCGGTAAGGAAACTGCTCCTGGTGTATACACCCGGGTGGAAAACTACATCGACTGGATTTTGGACAATTTGgaagagtga
- the LOC121598511 gene encoding GDP-Man:Man(3)GlcNAc(2)-PP-Dol alpha-1,2-mannosyltransferase, with protein sequence MFCWCSFVYVLFFLGSFLAIGLLTVCLLLRQLIKFQRRKRTDPSVKHVAFFHPYCNAGGGGERVLWCAIRALLTRYENIKLFVYTGDTDAKPADILAKAERSFNLKLAADRITFVYLRKRCWVEASKYPHFTLLGQSLGSIVLAFEALLKLQPDVFIDTMGYAFTYPVFSYFGGCKIGCYTHYPTISTDMLRRVQSQTQSFNNRGYVAKNPFATWLKIVYYRLFSRIYGWVGRCADTVMVNSSWTENHIISLWDVPYKTHRVYPPCEVSQLKRLESLTDERDEQIIILSVGQYRPEKDHPLQLQAMYELRTLLNNDEALWNRLKLLIVGSCRDEEDRVRVKNMQDLAKHLSLENAVEFRVNVPYRELLECYQRATIGLHCMWNEHFGISVVDCMAAGLIMVANRSGGPLMDIVETSEGSQNGYLAFDAYDYARCIANILYNTPEYNARIREAARASVERFSEKEFENGFLRAISPIMD encoded by the exons ATGTTCTGCTGGTGCAGCTT CGTCTACGTCCTGTTCTTTCTGGGCTCGTTCTTGGCAATCGGCCTGCTGACggtgtgtttgctgctgcgaCAGCTCATAAAATTCCAACGCCGGAAGCGGACCGATCCGTCCGTCAAGCATGTAGCATTCTTTCACCCGTACTGCAATgcgggcggtggcggcgaACGGGTCCTGTGGTGCGCTATCCGGGCGCTGCTGACCCGGTACGAAAACATCAAACTGTTCGTCTACACCGGCGACACGGATGCGAAGCCGGCCGACATACTAGCCAAGGCGGAGCGTAGCTTCAACCTCAAGCTGGCGGCGGATCGCATCACCTTCGTGTACCTCCGCAAGCGCTGCTGGGTGGAAGCGTCCAAATACCCGCACTTCACACTGCTCGGGCAAAGCTTGGGCTCGATTGTGCTCGCGTTTGAGGCGCTGCTCAAGCTGCAGCCGGACGTGTTCATCGACACGATGGGGTACGCATTCACGTATCCCGTGTTTAGCTACTTCGGTGGGTGCAAGATTGGCTGCTACACGCACTATCCCACCATCAGCACCGACATGCTGCGGCGCGTCCAGTCGCAGACGCAATCGTTCAACAATCGAGGCTATGTGGCGAAGAACCCGTTTGCCACGTGGCTGAAGATCGTGTACTATCGGCTGTTTTCGCGCATTTACGGCTGGGTCGGGCGATGCGCCGACACCGTGATGGTGAACTCGTCCTGGACCGAGAACCACATCATCTCGCTGTGGGATGTGCCGTACAAGACGCACCGCGTCTATCCGCCGTGCGAGGTGTCGCAGCTGAAGCGGCTAGAATCGCTGACGGACGAGCGGGATGAGCAGATCATCATCCTCTCCGTCGGCCAGTACCGGCCGGAGAAGGACCATCCGCTGCAGCTGCAGGCAATGTACGAGCTGCGCACGCTGCTCAACAACGACGAGGCGCTGTGGAACCGGCTGAAGCTGCTGATCGTCGGCTCGTGCCGGGACGAGGAGGACCGGGTGCGGGTGAAAAACATGCAGGATCTGGCGAAGCATCTGTCGCTGGAAAACGCGGTCGAGTTCCGGGTGAACGTGCCGTACCGGGAGCTGCTCGAGTGCTACCAGCGGGCCACGATCGGGCTGCACTGCATGTGGAACGAGCACTTCGGCATCAGCGTGGTGGACTGTATGGCGGCCGGGCTGATCATGGTCGCGAACCGCTCCGGCGGACCGCTGATGGACATTGTCGAAACGTCCGAGGGCAGCCAGAACGGCTACCTGGCGTTCGATGCGTACGATTATGCGCGCTGCATCGCCAACATACTGTACAACACGCCGGAGTACAATGCGCGCATCCGGGAGGCGGCCCGCGCCTCGGTCGAACGGTTTTCCGAGAAGGAGTTCGAGAACGGATTCCTCCGTGCGATTTCACCAATCATGGATTGA